A genome region from Megalobrama amblycephala isolate DHTTF-2021 linkage group LG16, ASM1881202v1, whole genome shotgun sequence includes the following:
- the linc.pou2af1 gene encoding colorectal cancer associated 2 isoform X2: MSDKPKVYQGVRVKTTVKELLQKHRALQAQKTATKSQAMAGRDVCSTTLNTHLDVFSGMQAPEPYFQTRPFTENANIPMENAYDHQQMMHMMPPETFSGSNFVCPTSSQWSNGYMPSNTDLYGTSLVSRSPSDSFNLPSPVDYNSYSPPQSHSSSSSCYSSPTRMDLSSSFSPENYHYQHCNLQHCFCLSHWSNAQEGMATSEYAPYGSSDCLFSYSDDSYFRRDTSNSEMCYL; the protein is encoded by the exons ATGTCTG ATAAACCCAAGGTATACCAGGGCGTGCGTGTGAAGACCACTGTCAAGGAGTTACTGCAGAAGCACAGAGCCCTGCAGGCACAGAAAACCGCAACG AAATCACAAGCCATGGCTGGTCGCGATGTCTGCTCTACGACCTTGAATA CCCACCTTGATGTCTTCTCTGGAATGCAAGCTCCAGAGCCTTATTTCCAGACACGTCCCTTTACCGAAAATGCCAACATCCCGATGGAGAATGCTTATGATCATCAACAGATGATGCACATGATGCCACCTGAGACTTTCAGCGGCAGTAATTTCGTGTGTCCCACTTCATCGCAGTGGTCTAATGGATATATGCCTTCAAATACGGACCTCTATGGTACTAGCCTG GTATCGAGGTCACCTTCAGACTCCTTCAATCTCCCCAGTCCAGTTGACTACAACAGTTACTCCCCCCCTCAGTCCCACTCTTCTTCTTCCTCGTGCTACAGCTCCCCGACACGGATGGATTTGAGCTCCAGTTTCTCTCCAGAGAATTACCACTATCAGCATTGCAACCTTCAGCATTGTTTTTGTCTGTCGCACTGGTCCAATGCGCAGGAAGGCATGGCGACTTCGGAGTATGCGCCCTACGGCTCATCAGACTGTTTGTTTTCATATAGCGACGACAGTTATTTCAGAAGGGATACCTCAAACTCAGAGATGTGTTACTTATAA
- the linc.pou2af1 gene encoding colorectal cancer associated 2 isoform X1 — MSADKPKVYQGVRVKTTVKELLQKHRALQAQKTATKSQAMAGRDVCSTTLNTHLDVFSGMQAPEPYFQTRPFTENANIPMENAYDHQQMMHMMPPETFSGSNFVCPTSSQWSNGYMPSNTDLYGTSLVSRSPSDSFNLPSPVDYNSYSPPQSHSSSSSCYSSPTRMDLSSSFSPENYHYQHCNLQHCFCLSHWSNAQEGMATSEYAPYGSSDCLFSYSDDSYFRRDTSNSEMCYL, encoded by the exons ATGTCTG CAGATAAACCCAAGGTATACCAGGGCGTGCGTGTGAAGACCACTGTCAAGGAGTTACTGCAGAAGCACAGAGCCCTGCAGGCACAGAAAACCGCAACG AAATCACAAGCCATGGCTGGTCGCGATGTCTGCTCTACGACCTTGAATA CCCACCTTGATGTCTTCTCTGGAATGCAAGCTCCAGAGCCTTATTTCCAGACACGTCCCTTTACCGAAAATGCCAACATCCCGATGGAGAATGCTTATGATCATCAACAGATGATGCACATGATGCCACCTGAGACTTTCAGCGGCAGTAATTTCGTGTGTCCCACTTCATCGCAGTGGTCTAATGGATATATGCCTTCAAATACGGACCTCTATGGTACTAGCCTG GTATCGAGGTCACCTTCAGACTCCTTCAATCTCCCCAGTCCAGTTGACTACAACAGTTACTCCCCCCCTCAGTCCCACTCTTCTTCTTCCTCGTGCTACAGCTCCCCGACACGGATGGATTTGAGCTCCAGTTTCTCTCCAGAGAATTACCACTATCAGCATTGCAACCTTCAGCATTGTTTTTGTCTGTCGCACTGGTCCAATGCGCAGGAAGGCATGGCGACTTCGGAGTATGCGCCCTACGGCTCATCAGACTGTTTGTTTTCATATAGCGACGACAGTTATTTCAGAAGGGATACCTCAAACTCAGAGATGTGTTACTTATAA
- the linc.pou2af1 gene encoding colorectal cancer associated 2 isoform X3: MAGRDVCSTTLNTHLDVFSGMQAPEPYFQTRPFTENANIPMENAYDHQQMMHMMPPETFSGSNFVCPTSSQWSNGYMPSNTDLYGTSLVSRSPSDSFNLPSPVDYNSYSPPQSHSSSSSCYSSPTRMDLSSSFSPENYHYQHCNLQHCFCLSHWSNAQEGMATSEYAPYGSSDCLFSYSDDSYFRRDTSNSEMCYL; the protein is encoded by the exons ATGGCTGGTCGCGATGTCTGCTCTACGACCTTGAATA CCCACCTTGATGTCTTCTCTGGAATGCAAGCTCCAGAGCCTTATTTCCAGACACGTCCCTTTACCGAAAATGCCAACATCCCGATGGAGAATGCTTATGATCATCAACAGATGATGCACATGATGCCACCTGAGACTTTCAGCGGCAGTAATTTCGTGTGTCCCACTTCATCGCAGTGGTCTAATGGATATATGCCTTCAAATACGGACCTCTATGGTACTAGCCTG GTATCGAGGTCACCTTCAGACTCCTTCAATCTCCCCAGTCCAGTTGACTACAACAGTTACTCCCCCCCTCAGTCCCACTCTTCTTCTTCCTCGTGCTACAGCTCCCCGACACGGATGGATTTGAGCTCCAGTTTCTCTCCAGAGAATTACCACTATCAGCATTGCAACCTTCAGCATTGTTTTTGTCTGTCGCACTGGTCCAATGCGCAGGAAGGCATGGCGACTTCGGAGTATGCGCCCTACGGCTCATCAGACTGTTTGTTTTCATATAGCGACGACAGTTATTTCAGAAGGGATACCTCAAACTCAGAGATGTGTTACTTATAA